TGCGCGTCTGCGTTCCCGGCGCCTATGGGGGGCTGCGCGAAGGCCTCGATGTGCGCAGCCTGTCCCTGGCTCGCGAGATCCTGGGACGGGGGTCGGGCCTTGCCGACTGCGCCCTGGCCATGCAGGGCCTGGGCAGCGCCCCCATCACGCTGTACGGCCGCGAGGACCAGAAGCGCGCAATCCTGCCAGGGGTGGCCGCGGGCACCGTCCTGGGCGCCTTTGCGCTGTCGGAACCGGAGGCCGGTTCCGACGTCGGCGCCATCGCCACCACCGCCACGCGCGACGGCGACTCCTGGCGGCTCGACGGGGTCAAGACCTGGATCTCCAATGCCGGCCTCGCCAACTATTACGTCGTCTTCGCCCGCACGGGCGAGGGGCCGGGAACCAAGGGCCTGTCCGCCTTCATCGTAAATGCCGACACGCCCGGCCTGGACGCCTCCGAACGCATCGAGGTCATCGCCCCCCACCCCCTGGGGACGC
The sequence above is a segment of the Gemmatimonadota bacterium genome. Coding sequences within it:
- a CDS encoding acyl-CoA dehydrogenase family protein, producing the protein MADQSFLAWPFFDDGHRDQARELERWAGEVLPPLLEGAEDSLDAVYACVGRLVAELGRAGLLRVCVPGAYGGLREGLDVRSLSLAREILGRGSGLADCALAMQGLGSAPITLYGREDQKRAILPGVAAGTVLGAFALSEPEAGSDVGAIATTATRDGDSWRLDGVKTWISNAGLANYYVVFARTGEGPGTKGLSAFIVNADTPGLDASERIEVIAPHPLGTLRLTGCRVPADRLLGRPGEGFKIAMATLDIFRSSVGAAALGFARRAFDEATGRALKRRMFGHALAVFLLTQAKLAVMA